TGGAGCCAGGTGGAGATGATGGCGGTAGGCACTGGGAGCTCTGGTTGGGCACGGCCGACTGGGAGCTCTGCGAGGGGATCTGGGCCGAACTGGAGCTGTTGTTGTTATGCATGCTGCCCATTCCGTTTTCAGTCAGAAACTCCTCCAAGTCCATATACTGAAGCTGGAAGAGGCCCCCATCTGCAGGCAAGGTGCGATCCCACAACAGGGGCCCCAAGAATTGGTTAAAACTTCCTCCTCCGTTGCCGCCACAGCCATTACTTCCATTACTGTTGCCTACTCCATTGCTGTTCCTCATAGGGCACACTCCCAGGGAATCTTCATCAAGGTCCAGCCTATCTTTGTCTGCCAGAGAGAAGACAGGATGAAGACGATTAAGACTTTGAGTACACAAGAAAGTTCCGTCACCACATTTACGCCTGTGGATGCTAGCGTCAACTCTCAGAAGTAAATGAGGTGGCAGGTGCATCCATAGGATCTGCAAAAATCTCCCTTTTATCCTGcgtctcacacactcacagatggACCAGATGGTATAGCTGAATTGCAGCATTAAGCACGAGCTGAAACCAATTTGTTGTCATAACTCACACATAAGCTGCTGAGCAAATCGCACAATTGCTGCAGACACGTTTTGCAGAGCATCACAGCTAAACCGAAACGTGTTGTTGTAATCTGGATCCTAATTTGAGAAGGGATTATAATCCAGGTGCAAACTCATCAGGAAcacaaatgaaatgttaaatatacaataatattgGTGAAATGTAACTGAGAACATGTACTCAGGTACTGTACTTTAGTATGAATTTCAGGTAGTTgaactttacttgagtattttcttttcatgctactttacaCTTTTGCTCCACTaaacttcagagggaaatattgtactgcTTACTTCACTGCATTCATC
Above is a window of Plectropomus leopardus isolate mb unplaced genomic scaffold, YSFRI_Pleo_2.0 unplaced_scaffold27305, whole genome shotgun sequence DNA encoding:
- the LOC121937733 gene encoding uncharacterized protein LOC121937733 yields the protein MLQFSYTIWSICECVRRRIKGRFLQILWMHLPPHLLLRVDASIHRRKCGDGTFLCTQSLNRLHPVFSLADKDRLDLDEDSLGVCPMRNSNGVGNSNGSNGCGGNGGGSFNQFLGPLLWDRTLPADGGLFQLQYMDLEEFLTENGMGSMHNNNSSSSAQIPSQSSQSAVPNQSSQCLPPSSPPGSTSSSPSSSSSPSLIGLEVAQPQSIGGGSDCLHGEYHSAEPESKNKTRTGHTSRFFPYQLKTATPVKKILARFAERDKLSPCH